In Leucobacter denitrificans, the genomic window GCAGTGGCGTACGGAGGCGACGCGGCGATGGCCGCATGGGTACTCGCTGGCTACGCGGCCGGTAACGCGCTGCTCATCTTCCCGTCAGGCAGATGGAACGACTCGATCGGCCGAAAGCCCATGCTCATCATCGGCATGGCCGTGCTCGCAGTCTCATACTTCGTCGTACCGGCATCACCGAATGTCTGGGTGGCCCTTGCTGTCATGGCGGTGGCCGGTGCTGGCTCAGCGCTCGTGAATCCCGGGCAACAGGCCGTACTCGCGGATGTGCTTGCGCAGCGCCGCGGCGGCAGCGTCGTGGCCGGCTATTCGATGACGAGCGACCTGGGCGGGGTGCTTGGCCCGCTCATCGCGGGCGCAATCGTGGATTTCGCGGGATTCGGATGGGCCTTCGGAGTGACAGCTGTGCTACTCGCGATAGCTGCAATCGTGTGGACAATACTGCCCGACTCACGCTCACTCAAGACCGATGAGACAGCGAAGGTCGAGTAGCTTGGAGTATTTTCTTGCTTCACTCCCACTAGCGGTCATAGTGCTGCTCCTACTGATTCGAGTCCCGGCTCTATATGCCATCTCAGCAACGATCGTGCTCACACTTATCTTGGCCTGGGAGTTCCCGCTACGATCTGCCGTACTGACAGAGTCTCTGCCTTCGACGCTTGAACTTTCAATTACACTCGCGCTTATCATGTTCGGTGGTATCGCACTCGCGAACCTGCTGCATGCCTCGGGGGCACAGAAAGACATCAACACCTGGTTGAATCGTCTCGTGGTGAGCCCCGAACGGGCCGCGCTGTTTTATGGGCTTGTGCTCGTGCCACTCATTGAGTCTCTAGTCGGATGGGGCCTCGGAGTGATCACGGGCATACCCATGCTGCTCGGCACTGGGCTTTCGAAACTCAAAGCGATCCAGATTGCCCTGCTCGGAATGATGCTGTGTCCCTGGGGAGCATTCGCACCATCGCTCATTGTCGCGTCTGACTTCACCGGTTTCAGCCAAACGACTATCGGCACGGTCACCGCGTTCTACAATGTGCCGGTCATCTTCATACTCGCGATCTCGATACTCGTGGTGCACGGCGGCGCGGCACTGCGCGTAAAGATGTGGATCGAGTGCCTTGCGACGGCTTCGATGATGGGCATCACGTTGATTGCTGTCAATGCGTTTGTGGCACCATCGCTCGCGGGAGTTTTGGCATCGCTAGGAGCAGCCGTCATCCTCGTGCTTTTTGCTCGCCGGGGACAACAGGAGTATCACCCACCAACAGCGTTGGCCGTGCGAGGCATGATGCCCTATGTGATCGTGCTCGTTGGGCTCGCGCTGAGCACGATCCTTGCCGCCTTCGTCGGGCCATCGACGTACACGAAGCTTCTTACGAACCCGGCCACCTGGCTCACAGTCGCGGTTGCCTTCACCCCGCTACTCGTTCGCATGGCGTCGCGCGACACCTGGAGTTCGCTGGCCTCGAGCACCCGCGCCTGGGGGCCAGCATTCAGCGTGACGTTACTGTTCGTGCTATTTGGTGTCTTGCTGAGCCTGAATGGAATGGGAACGTCGCTCGCAGAAGGCATCGCTCTGCTGGGCGGGGCGTTCGCTGTGCTTGTTCCGATAAGCGGCTTCATCGCGGGATTCGTCACCAGTTCTAATACCGCCTCTGCCGCGATGCTCGCCGGGCCTCTGAACGTTTCGGCATCCGGGCTCGGGTTAGATTCCGTGCACGCAGTCTCGGTGCAGACGGCGGCCTCAGGTGCCGCGGTGATGTGTTCGCCAGCTCGCGCGGAGGTTTCAAGGCAAACAGCGAATTTGCTCTCCCCTGGGGGCGACGAAGGTGTCACCGTCGCCCGAATACTGTCGCCGGCGCTCCTCGCTAACACAATCATTGTCGCCCTACTTGCCGGGCTCGGGTACATCTTTTTCTAGGCGACTCCCCCATCACTCGGCGCGCGTCACTAGTATGGGGGCCACGCGTCTTGCGTATTGAATTGCCAAAGGAGTCGATTCACGTGGGTACACCAACTGTTGTTATGTATGGAGTTGGCGCGATGGGAAGCATCATCGCGCGCATGCTGACCGAGCGCGGGGCCGAAATCGTCGGCGCCGTCGGCCGGTCGACGAT contains:
- a CDS encoding L-lactate permease, which encodes MFGGIALANLLHASGAQKDINTWLNRLVVSPERAALFYGLVLVPLIESLVGWGLGVITGIPMLLGTGLSKLKAIQIALLGMMLCPWGAFAPSLIVASDFTGFSQTTIGTVTAFYNVPVIFILAISILVVHGGAALRVKMWIECLATASMMGITLIAVNAFVAPSLAGVLASLGAAVILVLFARRGQQEYHPPTALAVRGMMPYVIVLVGLALSTILAAFVGPSTYTKLLTNPATWLTVAVAFTPLLVRMASRDTWSSLASSTRAWGPAFSVTLLFVLFGVLLSLNGMGTSLAEGIALLGGAFAVLVPISGFIAGFVTSSNTASAAMLAGPLNVSASGLGLDSVHAVSVQTAASGAAVMCSPARAEVSRQTANLLSPGGDEGVTVARILSPALLANTIIVALLAGLGYIFF